A genome region from Alicyclobacillus acidocaldarius subsp. acidocaldarius DSM 446 includes the following:
- a CDS encoding potassium/proton antiporter, with translation MSVVSVVSVVVAVVLLSGVFIASAHSRIGLPAMVGFVALGCAIAALDPDLLTAISPGVATNISSFALAMILFDGGLHTTPQRVRRAFWPAMSLATLGVLAQSAIMTALAHAVLRLPWLSSAMLGVAASSTDAASVFSALGNTSLKARLADVLEVESGTNDPMTFFLMTVLIDLARAGGHGLHPLEVAALFVAQMGIGLGVGLAAGYLGRKLLAAARLDTPGLYPAVTLGMALLSFGVAQLLSGSGFLAVYLTGVAMAGARMSERVAVLRFHEGLAWIVQIVMFVVLGFFLVPRDFADVAVPGLLLACGAIFVARPAAVWLSTLFFRMSAEERWFIAWAGLRGAAPIVLILFAVEAHVQGYIALVEVVFFVVLVSALVQGMTVEWLAEKFELVQATPPESMCELLAIAREAAVMVPIEVVPGSPSAGKRLRDLAFPPDTLCYAVVRGGKAIVPRGSTRIRAGDHLLVLAHEGAVGEIERLFHEDQVGHAEALP, from the coding sequence ATGAGCGTGGTCAGTGTCGTGAGCGTCGTGGTGGCGGTGGTGCTCCTCTCGGGCGTCTTCATCGCGAGCGCCCACAGCCGGATAGGTCTCCCGGCGATGGTGGGCTTCGTCGCGCTCGGCTGCGCCATCGCCGCGCTCGATCCGGATCTGCTCACCGCCATTTCCCCGGGTGTGGCAACGAACATCAGTTCGTTTGCGCTCGCGATGATTCTCTTCGACGGAGGGCTGCACACGACGCCCCAGCGCGTTCGCCGGGCGTTCTGGCCGGCCATGTCCTTGGCCACGCTCGGCGTCCTCGCGCAGAGCGCCATCATGACCGCGTTGGCGCATGCGGTTCTGCGCCTGCCGTGGCTCTCGTCGGCGATGCTCGGCGTGGCCGCGAGTTCCACGGATGCCGCGAGCGTGTTCAGCGCGCTCGGCAACACGTCCCTCAAGGCGCGGTTGGCCGACGTGCTCGAGGTGGAGTCGGGCACCAACGATCCGATGACGTTCTTTTTAATGACGGTCCTCATCGATCTCGCCCGCGCAGGTGGGCATGGGCTGCATCCGCTCGAGGTGGCCGCTCTCTTCGTGGCGCAGATGGGCATCGGGCTCGGCGTGGGACTCGCCGCCGGGTATCTCGGCCGGAAGCTTCTCGCCGCGGCGCGGCTCGACACACCGGGCCTCTATCCTGCCGTGACGTTGGGGATGGCGCTCCTGTCGTTCGGCGTCGCGCAGTTGTTGTCCGGAAGCGGTTTTCTCGCCGTCTACCTGACCGGCGTCGCCATGGCGGGCGCGCGCATGAGCGAGCGCGTGGCGGTGCTCCGCTTCCACGAAGGGCTTGCCTGGATTGTGCAGATTGTGATGTTCGTCGTACTCGGATTTTTCCTTGTGCCGCGCGATTTTGCCGACGTGGCTGTGCCTGGGCTTCTCCTCGCCTGCGGCGCCATCTTTGTGGCCCGCCCGGCCGCCGTGTGGCTGTCGACGCTGTTCTTCAGGATGAGCGCAGAGGAGCGCTGGTTCATCGCCTGGGCCGGGCTCCGCGGCGCGGCGCCCATCGTCCTCATCTTGTTTGCCGTCGAGGCGCACGTGCAGGGATATATCGCGCTCGTGGAGGTCGTGTTTTTCGTCGTGCTCGTCTCCGCACTCGTCCAGGGGATGACGGTCGAGTGGCTCGCCGAGAAATTCGAGCTCGTCCAGGCGACGCCGCCTGAGTCGATGTGCGAACTGCTCGCCATCGCGCGCGAAGCTGCGGTGATGGTTCCCATCGAGGTGGTGCCGGGATCGCCCAGTGCGGGGAAAAGGCTGCGCGATCTCGCCTTTCCGCCCGACACGCTCTGCTACGCGGTGGTGCGCGGCGGCAAGGCCATCGTCCCGCGCGGAAGCACGCGCATCCGAGCAGGCGATCACCTGCTCGTCCTCGCCCACGAAGGCGCCGTCGGCGAGATCGAGCGGTTGTTTCACGAGGACCAGGTGGGGCATGCGGAGGCGCTGCCGTGA
- a CDS encoding ABC transporter ATP-binding protein, which produces MEHVSKRFGAVHAVDDVTFDVEPGTIVALLGPNGAGKTTLISMILGLSQPTHGSVRVFGHRPRDRAARERLGVMLQHVTLPQSVKVKELLAWFRSFYPHPLPTDHLLQMAGIEHLAEREAVRLSGGEQRRLQFALAMAGDPALLVLDEPTTGMDVESRRAFWNSLRSFVHDGRRTLLLTTHHLEEAESVADRVILLKGGRVIADGSLSKIKAQAGNRYVSFIAGPRCTKEEIEQLPYVRSVRYSGRHVRIQTDRPDDVLRAIILRDLDASSFEVSQGALEDAFVALTELDDRLEERGVTR; this is translated from the coding sequence GTGGAGCACGTGTCGAAACGGTTTGGAGCGGTTCACGCGGTGGACGACGTCACGTTCGATGTCGAACCCGGCACCATCGTGGCCCTGCTTGGGCCGAACGGGGCCGGCAAGACCACGCTCATCTCCATGATTCTCGGGCTCTCCCAGCCGACCCATGGTTCGGTGCGGGTCTTTGGCCACCGCCCGCGCGATCGCGCCGCGCGAGAGCGGCTCGGGGTGATGTTGCAGCACGTGACCCTGCCGCAGAGCGTGAAGGTGAAGGAGCTTTTGGCGTGGTTCCGCAGCTTCTACCCGCATCCGTTGCCGACGGACCATCTGCTTCAGATGGCCGGGATCGAGCATCTCGCGGAGCGGGAGGCCGTGAGACTGTCCGGCGGCGAGCAGCGGCGGCTCCAGTTCGCCCTCGCCATGGCGGGCGATCCGGCGCTGCTCGTGCTGGACGAGCCGACGACGGGCATGGACGTCGAGTCGCGGCGCGCGTTCTGGAACAGCCTGCGAAGCTTCGTGCACGACGGCCGGCGCACGCTTCTTTTGACCACGCATCACTTGGAGGAGGCCGAGTCCGTCGCCGATCGCGTCATCTTGCTCAAGGGCGGCCGGGTGATCGCGGACGGGAGCCTTTCCAAGATCAAGGCCCAGGCCGGGAATCGGTACGTGAGCTTTATCGCGGGGCCGCGGTGCACGAAGGAAGAGATCGAACAGCTTCCGTACGTCCGGAGCGTGCGGTACAGCGGACGCCACGTGCGAATTCAGACAGACCGCCCGGACGACGTGCTTCGCGCCATCATCCTGCGCGATCTCGACGCCTCGTCGTTTGAAGTCTCGCAGGGCGCGCTGGAGGATGCGTTCGTCGCGCTGACGGAGTTGGATGACCGTCTCGAGGAGAGGGGCGTGACCCGATGA
- a CDS encoding ABC transporter permease, with protein MNSWLLEWRIEVLRNVRNRRFFIFTLLFPVGFYLLYVNLYGRHAQVGGMEWSKYFLISMSVFGVVGTGLNGNAVRVAIERTQGWTSWMLTTPRPAAQAVTTKIAANVVVNAIAIGIMFLVGALVEHVQMPAGEWLACGAATVFGALVFTALGILSGHVGGREAAQILASIVYFLISIAGGLWIPIQVLPPFFQHLALWMPTYRLADIAWSLIGQRSIPWSDFAVLLAYFVVFVSLAAWVSTRPREVRTVA; from the coding sequence ATGAATTCGTGGCTTCTGGAGTGGCGCATCGAGGTCCTTCGGAACGTGCGCAATCGCCGATTTTTCATCTTCACCCTTCTGTTTCCTGTAGGATTCTACCTCTTGTACGTGAATCTGTACGGCCGGCACGCGCAGGTGGGTGGGATGGAGTGGTCGAAGTATTTTCTCATCTCCATGTCCGTGTTTGGCGTCGTGGGCACGGGGTTGAACGGCAACGCGGTGCGGGTGGCCATCGAGCGGACGCAGGGATGGACGAGCTGGATGCTGACGACGCCTCGCCCGGCCGCCCAGGCGGTGACGACGAAGATTGCGGCCAACGTGGTGGTGAACGCCATCGCCATCGGCATCATGTTCTTGGTCGGAGCGTTGGTCGAACACGTGCAGATGCCCGCCGGGGAGTGGCTGGCGTGCGGCGCGGCGACGGTGTTCGGCGCGCTCGTGTTCACGGCGCTCGGCATTTTGAGCGGGCACGTGGGCGGGCGGGAAGCCGCGCAGATTCTCGCGAGCATCGTGTATTTCCTGATTTCCATCGCGGGCGGGCTGTGGATTCCGATTCAGGTCCTGCCGCCGTTTTTCCAGCATCTTGCGCTCTGGATGCCGACCTACCGGCTGGCGGATATCGCCTGGTCCCTCATCGGTCAGCGCTCCATCCCGTGGAGCGACTTCGCGGTTCTGCTCGCATACTTCGTGGTCTTTGTGTCCCTGGCGGCGTGGGTGTCGACGCGGCCGCGGGAGGTTCGGACGGTCGCCTGA
- a CDS encoding sensor histidine kinase, with product MRRKLRRGAIETMIFFLLQLVYPASFLFGLPVRAMAAGMGSLAAFGALYAVAFLTTRNSPWRMAAFFGQLAILLTLMAAFSLNYVYLLFYPVATVIYGPLRRTMALFAVLCASVGALVAVERAHHVPFPQGFHYLLVGALFGGGILIYMMRAWTALEQTNARLQAAQSEIARLSQAEERARIGRDLHDLLGHQLSLITLKAQVAGRILERTGDVRRARDEIEQIERVSRATLESVRAYVADMRATDWQDAWRAAEEVLAAAGIEARMACEIDTLPKEVEHAYAMCLREAVTNVVRHSGARRCAVRLWRDGPLVVLAVADDGEGAAEPATIPACGGSGISGMRARMAQIGGECERLGREDWRRRALGWPEFEPGWVVVLKAPVPIE from the coding sequence ATGAGGCGGAAACTCCGCCGCGGCGCCATCGAGACGATGATCTTCTTTCTGCTCCAACTGGTGTATCCCGCGTCTTTTCTGTTCGGGCTTCCGGTGCGGGCCATGGCGGCTGGCATGGGGAGCCTGGCCGCCTTTGGAGCGCTTTACGCCGTGGCCTTTCTCACAACTCGCAACAGTCCTTGGCGGATGGCGGCGTTCTTCGGGCAGTTGGCCATCCTCTTGACCCTGATGGCGGCATTCAGCCTGAACTACGTGTACCTTCTCTTCTATCCCGTGGCCACCGTCATCTACGGGCCACTTCGGCGCACCATGGCGCTCTTCGCCGTGCTGTGCGCGAGCGTCGGCGCGCTCGTGGCCGTCGAGCGGGCCCATCACGTCCCGTTCCCGCAGGGTTTCCATTACCTCTTGGTCGGCGCGCTGTTCGGCGGGGGCATCCTCATCTACATGATGCGCGCCTGGACGGCGCTCGAGCAGACCAACGCGCGGCTTCAGGCGGCGCAGAGCGAGATTGCGCGGCTCAGCCAGGCCGAGGAACGGGCGCGTATCGGCCGCGATCTGCACGATCTCCTGGGTCATCAACTGTCGCTCATTACGCTGAAGGCGCAGGTGGCCGGGCGCATCCTGGAGCGCACCGGGGACGTGCGGCGAGCGCGCGACGAGATCGAACAGATTGAGCGGGTGAGCCGCGCGACGCTTGAATCGGTGCGCGCGTACGTGGCCGACATGCGCGCGACGGACTGGCAGGACGCCTGGCGCGCTGCGGAAGAGGTGCTCGCGGCCGCAGGCATCGAGGCGCGGATGGCGTGCGAGATCGACACGCTGCCGAAAGAGGTGGAGCATGCGTACGCCATGTGCCTGCGCGAGGCGGTGACGAACGTCGTCCGACACAGCGGCGCCAGGCGATGCGCGGTCCGCCTCTGGCGGGACGGACCGCTCGTGGTGCTCGCCGTCGCGGACGACGGCGAGGGGGCGGCGGAACCAGCGACGATCCCGGCTTGCGGCGGAAGCGGGATCTCCGGCATGCGCGCCCGGATGGCGCAAATCGGTGGGGAGTGCGAGCGGTTGGGGCGGGAAGACTGGCGCCGACGAGCCCTCGGATGGCCCGAGTTCGAGCCGGGGTGGGTCGTGGTGCTGAAGGCCCCCGTTCCCATCGAGTGA
- a CDS encoding response regulator transcription factor, whose product MIRVLLAEDQGLVSDALATLLALEGDFDVVATAGDGEEAVVKAVALRPDLALLDIEMPKMSGLDAAARILRDVPGVRVVLLTTFARPGYLRRALQAGVHGYLLKDGKVEQLAAHLRSIMTGQRVFDPALMMAAMETDNPLSAREIDVLRLAKRGLTTRQMAKELFLSEGTVRNYLSGALAKLGCATRQEAIRKADDMGWL is encoded by the coding sequence GTGATACGCGTGTTGTTGGCAGAAGATCAAGGTCTGGTCTCCGATGCGCTTGCGACGCTCCTCGCCCTGGAGGGCGACTTTGACGTGGTCGCCACCGCGGGCGATGGCGAGGAGGCGGTGGTCAAAGCTGTCGCCTTGCGGCCGGATCTCGCGCTGTTGGATATCGAGATGCCGAAAATGAGCGGGCTCGACGCCGCGGCGCGCATCTTGAGGGACGTGCCCGGCGTGCGCGTGGTTCTACTCACCACGTTCGCGCGGCCTGGCTACCTCAGGCGCGCCCTGCAGGCCGGGGTGCACGGCTATCTGTTGAAGGACGGCAAAGTTGAGCAGCTGGCGGCTCACCTGCGTTCCATCATGACGGGCCAGCGCGTGTTCGATCCCGCCCTGATGATGGCGGCCATGGAGACGGACAACCCGCTGTCCGCGCGCGAGATCGACGTCCTGCGGCTCGCCAAGCGCGGGCTCACCACGCGGCAGATGGCCAAGGAACTGTTTCTCTCCGAGGGCACGGTCCGCAATTACCTTTCTGGCGCCTTGGCCAAGCTGGGGTGCGCCACACGCCAGGAGGCCATCCGCAAGGCGGATGACATGGGGTGGCTGTGA
- a CDS encoding metallophosphoesterase family protein has translation MGRGVSMRLAFFSDVHGNELALDAVIADLRQVGCDGVYVLGDLAFRGYAPKACVEKVAEVADKVIRGNADEWVVRGVRPGEVPDERRAGMDEEAAFARGLLAREELEYLANLPLLLQEESPFGRWLAFHATPLDPFPVVAADAPDDDIESRIVAGQDARLYLYGHIHVPYVRDIRGRTVVNLGSVGMPFDGVPQASYVILHVDEDVFRVEHRRVPYDVEAACRRYDEIGYPAAEMMKRVLRTARPV, from the coding sequence ATGGGAAGGGGAGTGTCGATGCGGCTCGCGTTTTTCTCGGACGTGCACGGAAACGAGCTGGCGCTCGATGCGGTCATCGCCGATCTGCGGCAAGTGGGATGCGATGGCGTCTATGTGCTCGGCGATCTTGCGTTTCGGGGATATGCGCCGAAGGCGTGCGTGGAGAAGGTCGCCGAGGTGGCGGACAAGGTCATCCGCGGCAACGCCGACGAATGGGTGGTGCGCGGGGTGCGGCCCGGCGAGGTGCCGGACGAGCGGCGCGCCGGCATGGACGAGGAGGCAGCGTTCGCAAGGGGGTTGCTCGCGCGAGAGGAACTCGAATACCTCGCCAACTTGCCGCTGCTGCTCCAGGAGGAGTCGCCGTTTGGGCGCTGGCTCGCCTTTCACGCCACGCCGCTCGATCCGTTTCCGGTGGTCGCGGCGGACGCGCCAGATGACGACATCGAGTCGCGTATCGTCGCGGGGCAGGACGCGCGGCTGTACCTGTACGGTCACATTCACGTGCCGTATGTCCGCGATATCCGTGGGAGAACGGTCGTCAACCTCGGCAGCGTCGGCATGCCGTTCGACGGCGTGCCCCAGGCGTCGTACGTCATCCTGCACGTGGATGAGGACGTGTTCCGCGTGGAACATCGCCGGGTTCCCTACGACGTGGAGGCCGCGTGCAGGCGGTACGACGAGATCGGCTATCCGGCGGCCGAGATGATGAAGCGCGTGTTACGCACCGCGCGACCCGTCTGA
- a CDS encoding uracil-DNA glycosylase family protein yields the protein MEFVTTFADLVDILSKDYRVPDIVFDTSTVLFILESPHIQELRHGAPVAGSSGATMSRHIFGPEYGHVPLGRMVKKNAETGAKRPRLSAIGLINVCNIPLQAAAYPRDIQVRYADWFEAMNAVRTQNQKWSFADPRQQDIQSYLANDLRRKLEAYRGRAITLVPCGRFAQKFFALADVADDKWAVIDGVPHPSYNSWDRAQYAKAVERVVEAVGLAGAELAVQLESDGSRGA from the coding sequence ATGGAGTTCGTGACGACGTTTGCAGACCTCGTGGATATCCTTTCCAAAGACTACCGAGTGCCGGACATCGTGTTCGACACGTCCACGGTGCTTTTCATTCTGGAATCTCCGCACATCCAGGAACTCCGCCACGGCGCGCCGGTGGCGGGATCGTCCGGGGCCACCATGTCGCGACACATCTTTGGCCCGGAATATGGCCACGTTCCGCTCGGCCGGATGGTGAAGAAAAATGCGGAGACGGGCGCGAAACGGCCGCGCCTCTCCGCGATTGGTCTCATCAACGTCTGCAACATCCCCCTGCAGGCGGCTGCGTATCCGCGCGACATTCAGGTTCGGTACGCCGACTGGTTCGAGGCGATGAATGCCGTCCGCACGCAGAACCAGAAATGGTCATTCGCCGACCCGCGCCAACAGGACATTCAGTCCTATCTTGCAAACGACTTGCGCAGAAAGCTTGAGGCCTACCGGGGCCGCGCCATCACCCTGGTTCCCTGTGGGCGGTTTGCGCAGAAGTTCTTCGCGCTGGCCGACGTGGCGGATGACAAGTGGGCCGTGATCGACGGCGTTCCACACCCGTCGTACAACAGCTGGGATCGCGCGCAGTACGCCAAGGCCGTGGAGCGCGTCGTGGAGGCCGTAGGCCTGGCCGGCGCGGAGCTCGCCGTCCAGCTCGAATCAGACGGGTCGCGCGGTGCGTAA
- a CDS encoding cytochrome c oxidase subunit II, with protein sequence MKPKGRRVGGLIALIGFTVLALTGCDSPTYWPVLSPQGPVARSEYYLIIYSFILMLLVVLAVFILFFWVIIKYRARPDNADYVPPEIEGNAKLETLWTVIPILVVIALAIPTVAVTYKLVYPPKVEAATAKIVGKSITIDVISEQWKWVFKYPAQNIETVNYVNIPAGVPVDFELTSSGPMNTFWVPALGGMEFTMPNMNLKLWLEADHPGSYLGRGAQYSGRGFAHMTFTVNALSPTDFENWVKSVQQTAPKLTKQAEAQINRPGLIGKLTFSSTTPE encoded by the coding sequence ATGAAGCCAAAAGGGCGTCGAGTGGGAGGACTGATTGCGCTCATTGGTTTTACGGTACTCGCACTCACGGGATGCGACAGCCCGACGTATTGGCCGGTTCTGAGCCCGCAGGGGCCAGTGGCTCGGAGCGAGTATTACCTCATCATTTATTCGTTCATCTTGATGCTGCTTGTCGTCCTGGCCGTGTTCATCCTGTTTTTCTGGGTGATCATCAAGTACCGGGCGCGGCCTGACAACGCGGATTACGTGCCTCCGGAGATCGAGGGCAACGCGAAGCTCGAGACCCTGTGGACCGTCATCCCGATTCTGGTCGTGATCGCGCTCGCGATTCCGACGGTCGCCGTGACGTACAAGCTGGTGTATCCGCCGAAGGTGGAGGCGGCGACAGCAAAGATTGTGGGCAAGTCCATCACCATCGACGTCATCTCCGAGCAGTGGAAGTGGGTGTTCAAGTACCCGGCTCAGAACATCGAGACGGTCAACTACGTGAACATCCCTGCGGGCGTCCCGGTGGACTTTGAGCTCACATCGAGCGGGCCCATGAACACGTTCTGGGTGCCTGCGCTCGGCGGCATGGAGTTCACGATGCCGAACATGAATCTGAAGCTTTGGCTCGAAGCCGACCACCCAGGCAGCTATCTCGGGCGCGGCGCGCAGTATTCCGGACGCGGTTTCGCGCACATGACGTTCACCGTCAACGCGCTCTCGCCGACGGACTTTGAGAACTGGGTCAAGAGCGTGCAGCAGACCGCGCCGAAGTTGACGAAGCAAGCCGAGGCGCAGATCAATCGACCGGGTCTCATCGGCAAGCTGACCTTCTCGTCGACGACGCCAGAGTAA
- the qoxB gene encoding cytochrome aa3 quinol oxidase subunit I: MHGVVNWAVHFFMLDEGPLIWLSDFLIICASLGIVVVLTKFRLWKWLWDEWLTTVDHKKIGIMYMIAAILMLFRGGTDGLLMRAQLAWPNMHFLSADHYDQIFTTHGTIMILFMAMPAIIGFFNVAVPLQIGCRDVAFPYLNAISFWLFFFAALLFNLSFVVGGSPDGGWTSYPPYVENQFDPGPGENYYLVALSITGIGTIATGINFLVTILRMRAPGMTFMRMPMFTWSVFVTSVIILFAFPVLAVALALLLIDRDFGSHFFTVDGGGASMQYVNLFWFWGHPEVYIVILPIFGLMSEVISTFSHKRIFGYSAMVVSMVAIAILSFVTWVHHFFTMGAGPGVNSFFGVSTMAIAIPTGVKVFNWIFTMHKGRLEFKTAMLWSLGVIPNFLIGGLTGVMLAVPPADYQYHNSYFLIAHFHYTLIGGTVFGVFSGLYYWWPKMFGVLLNEKLGRWHFWTFMIGFNICFFPQFFLGFMGMTRRMYTYPAGYGWGVVNLISTIGAFLMGVAFIIFVYNILWSARYGERDTTGDPWDGRTLEWATTSPAPHYNFAIIPTVKGRDAWWLMKQNGESINGPKGVPFRPIHMPNNSGRPFIMSALFFIMGAGFVFQWWILAIIGFVGVLICMAQRSFEYDDSHYIPVEEIEKTEAAAGRL; the protein is encoded by the coding sequence ATGCACGGAGTGGTCAACTGGGCCGTACATTTCTTCATGCTCGACGAAGGTCCGCTCATTTGGCTGTCCGACTTCTTGATCATTTGTGCGTCGCTCGGCATCGTGGTGGTCCTCACCAAGTTCCGCTTGTGGAAGTGGCTCTGGGACGAGTGGCTCACGACGGTCGATCACAAGAAGATCGGCATCATGTACATGATCGCGGCCATCCTGATGCTGTTCCGCGGAGGCACGGACGGCCTCCTGATGCGCGCGCAGCTGGCGTGGCCGAACATGCACTTCCTGAGTGCGGATCACTATGATCAGATCTTCACCACGCACGGCACCATCATGATTCTGTTCATGGCGATGCCGGCGATTATCGGTTTCTTCAACGTGGCGGTTCCGCTCCAGATTGGTTGTCGAGACGTCGCGTTCCCGTACCTGAACGCCATTTCGTTCTGGCTGTTCTTCTTCGCGGCGCTGCTCTTCAACCTGTCCTTCGTCGTCGGCGGTTCGCCGGACGGCGGCTGGACCAGCTATCCGCCCTATGTCGAGAACCAGTTCGATCCGGGCCCCGGTGAGAACTACTACCTGGTGGCGCTGTCCATCACCGGTATCGGCACCATCGCGACCGGGATCAACTTCCTGGTGACGATTCTGCGGATGCGCGCGCCGGGCATGACGTTCATGCGCATGCCGATGTTCACCTGGTCCGTCTTCGTGACCTCCGTGATCATCCTGTTCGCGTTCCCGGTCCTCGCCGTGGCGCTGGCGCTGTTGCTCATCGATCGCGACTTTGGATCGCACTTCTTCACCGTGGACGGCGGCGGCGCGTCGATGCAGTACGTGAACCTGTTCTGGTTCTGGGGTCACCCGGAGGTGTACATCGTCATCCTGCCCATTTTCGGGCTCATGTCCGAGGTCATCAGCACGTTCTCGCACAAGCGGATTTTCGGGTATTCCGCCATGGTGGTGTCCATGGTGGCCATCGCCATCCTGAGCTTCGTGACCTGGGTGCACCACTTCTTCACCATGGGCGCAGGTCCGGGCGTCAACTCGTTCTTCGGCGTGTCGACGATGGCCATCGCCATTCCTACGGGCGTCAAGGTGTTCAACTGGATTTTCACCATGCACAAAGGGCGGCTGGAGTTTAAGACCGCGATGCTGTGGAGCCTGGGTGTCATTCCGAACTTCCTCATCGGCGGTCTCACGGGTGTGATGCTGGCCGTGCCGCCTGCAGACTACCAGTATCACAACTCGTACTTCCTGATCGCGCACTTCCACTACACGCTCATCGGCGGTACGGTGTTCGGCGTGTTCTCGGGCCTGTACTACTGGTGGCCGAAGATGTTTGGCGTGTTGCTCAACGAGAAGTTGGGGCGTTGGCATTTCTGGACGTTCATGATTGGGTTCAACATCTGCTTCTTCCCGCAGTTCTTCCTCGGCTTCATGGGGATGACGCGGCGGATGTACACGTATCCGGCTGGGTACGGCTGGGGCGTCGTGAACCTGATCTCGACCATCGGCGCCTTCCTGATGGGCGTGGCGTTCATCATCTTCGTCTACAACATCCTGTGGAGCGCGCGCTATGGCGAGCGCGACACGACGGGCGATCCGTGGGACGGCCGCACGCTCGAGTGGGCGACCACCTCGCCTGCGCCGCACTATAACTTCGCCATCATTCCGACGGTCAAGGGCCGCGACGCTTGGTGGCTGATGAAACAAAACGGCGAGTCCATCAACGGGCCGAAGGGCGTGCCGTTCCGCCCGATTCACATGCCGAACAACTCGGGCCGTCCGTTCATCATGAGCGCCCTGTTCTTCATCATGGGTGCGGGGTTCGTGTTCCAGTGGTGGATCTTGGCCATCATCGGCTTCGTGGGCGTGCTCATCTGCATGGCGCAGCGCTCGTTCGAGTATGACGACTCGCACTACATCCCGGTCGAGGAGATCGAAAAGACCGAGGCCGCGGCGGGGAGGTTGTAA
- a CDS encoding cytochrome (ubi)quinol oxidase subunit III, giving the protein MSNANTAVHGEHHPVDPNVPLEYHEEENSLRITGFWLFLGQDMILFSSLFATYIVMHGRVAGGPTSQQLFDVTGFTIETIALLFSSFTCGLATYEMRRGHRNAVIGWILVTMALGLVFLGFEVTEFIHDVGIGATLQRSGFLSAFYILVGTHGSHVTVGLLWVTLLIFQLLRRGITPVTARKVFLWSIYWHFLDAVWIFIFTVVYLTGKVI; this is encoded by the coding sequence ATGTCGAATGCGAACACGGCGGTTCACGGGGAACATCACCCCGTGGACCCCAACGTTCCGCTCGAGTATCACGAGGAAGAAAACAGCCTGCGCATCACCGGCTTCTGGCTCTTCCTTGGCCAGGATATGATCCTGTTCTCGAGCCTGTTTGCGACGTACATCGTGATGCACGGGCGCGTCGCCGGCGGGCCCACGTCTCAGCAGCTGTTTGACGTCACAGGTTTCACGATTGAGACCATCGCCCTGTTGTTCTCGTCGTTCACCTGCGGTCTTGCCACGTATGAGATGCGGCGGGGTCATCGCAACGCCGTCATTGGCTGGATTCTCGTGACGATGGCGCTCGGACTTGTGTTCCTCGGCTTCGAGGTGACCGAGTTCATTCACGACGTCGGGATTGGGGCCACCCTTCAGCGCAGCGGATTTCTGTCCGCGTTCTACATCCTGGTGGGTACGCACGGAAGCCACGTGACCGTCGGTCTACTCTGGGTGACGTTGCTCATTTTCCAGCTGTTGCGCCGCGGCATCACGCCGGTGACAGCGCGCAAGGTGTTCTTGTGGAGCATTTACTGGCACTTCCTCGACGCCGTCTGGATTTTCATCTTTACGGTCGTATACCTCACCGGGAAGGTGATCTGA
- the qoxD gene encoding cytochrome aa3 quinol oxidase subunit IV, translated as MEAKEHKFHREEGFPWKHILGLFLSLLLTAIAFWLALATHQPPALVITIIVILGVGQLLVQLYMFMHFTESDDRAWQVPAIYFGLFIVFCVVGGSIWIMTFKSIVA; from the coding sequence GTGGAAGCCAAGGAGCACAAGTTCCACCGCGAGGAGGGCTTCCCCTGGAAGCACATCCTCGGGCTGTTTTTGTCCCTGTTGCTGACGGCCATCGCATTCTGGCTGGCGCTTGCGACGCATCAGCCGCCGGCGCTCGTCATCACCATCATCGTCATCCTCGGCGTCGGGCAGCTCTTGGTTCAGCTGTACATGTTCATGCACTTCACCGAGAGTGACGATCGCGCCTGGCAGGTGCCGGCCATCTACTTCGGCCTGTTCATCGTGTTCTGCGTCGTCGGAGGATCCATCTGGATCATGACCTTCAAATCCATCGTGGCGTGA